The Agrococcus sp. ProA11 genomic sequence CCGCCCGCGATGATGAGCGGCACGACCGAGCCCGCACCGGCGTTGAAGTCGGTCAGCGTCGAGGTCGCGGTCGGCGGCTCGAGCCCCATGGCGCTCGAGACGATCGCCTGGAAGGCCACGAGGCCGCCCACGAAGATCTCGACGCCGATGTTGAGGATCACCACGCCGATCGTGGCCCGCAGGCCGCCGGCGACCACCTGCTCGATCGGCTTGCGCTGCAGCGCGAGGCCGACGAGCGCGATCAGACCGATCAGCAGCGCGACCTGGCTGAGGAAGTTGTCGGTGATGAGGGTGACGATGTCTTCGAAGACGCCCACGGCTGCTCCCGTCCTTGGGGTGAAGGTGTGTGCGAAATGGTATAGCCCACTTGCTCCCGTGTCGAGCGCGGGCTGCCTGCGCGCCGCGAAGCCAGCGCGGTGCGCCAGACTCGAGACGATGACACTCCTCGAGCACGCCCCAGCGGACTGGGATCCGGATGCCGCCTTCGACGCCTTCGAGTCTTGGGCGCTGGAGCGCGGGCTGACGCTCTACCCGGCGCAGGAGGAGGCGCTGCTCGAGATCGTCACGGGCTCCAACGTGATCCTCTCGACGCCCACCGGCACCGGCAAGTCGCTCGTGGCGATGGGTGCGCACTTCGCCGCCATCGCGCAGGGGCAGCGCTCCTTCTACACCGCGCCCATCAAGGCGCTCGTGAGCGAGAAGTTCTTTGCCCTGGTCGAGGTCTTCGGCGCCGAGAATGTCGGCATGGTCACGGGCGACTCAGCCGTCAACGGCGATGCGCCGATCATCTGCTGCACCGCCGAGATCCTCGCGAACCTAGCGCTGCGCAACGGCGGGCAGACCGAGGTGGGGCAGGTGGTGATGGATGAGTTCCACTACTACGCCGATCCGCAGCGCGGCTGGGCCTGGCAGGTGCCGCTGCTGACGCTGCCGCACGTGCAGTTCATCCTCATGTCGGCGACCCTGGGCGACACGACCGCGATCGCCGACGACCTGAGCCGCCGCACGGGCCGCGAGACGGCATCCGTCACCGGCGTCGAGCGCCCGGTGCCGCTGTCGTACTCGTATGCCATGACGCCCGTGCACGAGACGGTCGAGGAGCTGCTCGCCACCAACCAGGCTCCCGTCTACATCGTGCACTTCGCCCAGGCGGCCGCGCTCGAGCGCGCGCAGGCACTCTCGTCGACGAAGATCATCACCCGCGAGCAGCGCGACCAGATCGCCGCCGCGATCGGCGAGTTCCGCTTCACCACCACGTTCGGCAAGACGCTGTCGCGGCTCGTGCGCTCCGGCATCGGCGTGCATCACGCGGGCATGCTCCCGAAGTACCGACGGCTCGTCGAGCAGCTCGCCCAGCAGGGCCTGCTGCGGGTCATCTGCGGCACCGACACGCTCGGCGTCGGCATCAACGTGCCCATCCGCACGGTGCTCATGACCGGCCTGACGAAGTTCGACGGGCAGCGGATGCGGCAGCTCACCGCCCGCGAATTCCACCAGATCGCCGGCCGAGCCGGCCGGGCCGGCTACGACACCGCCGGCACGGTCGTGGTGCAGGCGCCCGAGCACGAGGCAGAGAACGCCAAGATGCTCGCGAAGGCCGGCGACGACGCGAAACAGCGGCGCAAGCTCGTGCGGAAGAAGGCGCCCGAGGGCTTCGTCTCGTGGGGCAAGCCCTCGTTCGAGAAGCTCATCGAGGCCGAGCCGGAGCCGCTCACCTCCAGCATGCAGATCAGCCACTCGATGCTGCTGAACGTCATCGGGCGCGGCGGCGACGCCTTCAGCGAGGTGCGCGACCTGATCGAGTCGTCGCACGAGCCGTGGCGGTCGAAGCTCGCGCTCGAGCGGCGCGCGCTCGCGATCTACCGCACGCTCCGCACCGCGGGCGTGGTCGAGCAGCACGTCGACCCGACCAACCCCGACGGCCCGCCGCTCATCCGCCTGACGGTCGACCTGCAGCCGAACTTCGCGCTCAACCAGCCGCTCTCGCCCTTCGCGCTCGAGGTCATCGACGTGCTCGACCCCGCCGACCCGACCCATCCGCTCGACGTCATCTCGGTGATCGAGTCGACGCTCGACGACCCGCGCCCGATCCTGTCGCAGCAGCAGTTCCTCGCGCGCGGCGAGGCCGTCGCGGCGATGAAGGCAGAAGGCATCGAGTACGAGGAGCGGATGGAGCTGCTCGAGGAGGTCACGCACCCGAAGCCGCTGGAGGAGCTGCTGACCGAGGCGCTCGCGGTCTTCGCATCGTCGCAGCCGTGGGTGAGTGACTTCGCGCTGTCGCCGAAGTCGGTGGTGCGCGACATGTGGGAGCGGGCGATGACCTTCGCCGACTACACGCAGCACTATGGCCTGGCACGCAGCGAGGGGCTCGTGCTGCGCTACCTCTCGGACGCCTTCCGCGCGGTGCGGCAGACGGTGCCCGACGAGGCGAAGAGCGAGGATCTGCTCGACATCATCGAATGGCTCGGCGAGGTCGTGCGGCAGGTCGATTCAAGTCTGCTCGACGAGTGGGAGGAGCTCATGCATCCCACCGCACCCGGTGAGACGCCCATCGCGCCGCCGCCGCCGAGCGTGGTCGCGAACCCGCGGGCGTTCAGGACGCTGGTGCGAAACGAGCTGTTCCGGCGCGTGCAGCTCGCCGCGCTCGACAAACACGAGGAGCTCGGCGAGCTCGACCCGGGCTTCGGCTCGGCTGCCTGGGGCGACGCGCTCGACGCCTACTACGACGAGCACGAGACCATCGGCACCGGTGCCGACGCGCGCAGCTCGCGCATGCTCGTCATCGACGAGGGGCACACCGTCTGGGAGGCGCAGCAGATCCTCGCCGACCCGGCCGGCGACCACGACTGGCGCATCTGGGCGACGATCGACCTCGAGGCGTCAGCGGAGGCAGGCGTCGCGGTCGTGCAGGTCACCCGCGTCGGCCGCCTCTGATCCACCCGCCGCGCCTCGGCCGCTGCTCCGCCGCCGCTTCGCCGCCGCTTCGCCGCCGCTTCGCCGTCCGTCAACCGGCCCAGTGGTCTCGCGACGCAAATATCCTGGTGCCAGACCACCTGCCCGGTTGAACGCCGCGGAATGGCGCCGCCAGCCGTGCCGTTGCATTGGGCAACGCAACCGCGACCGCATCTACGAGACGATTGAAGGAGCACCTATGCCGCTGCAGGGCGAGTACGCACCCAGCACCTCCGAATGGGCACGCAAGCAGGCCGAGCAGTTCGAGGCGTCGAACGGCGCCGAGGCGAACACGATGCGCGGCATGCCGATCATCCTGCTCACCAGCGTCGGCGCGAAGAGCGGCAAGCTGCGCAAGACGGCGCTCATGCGCGTGGAGCACGAGGGCGACTACGCCGTCGTGGCCTCGATGGGCGGCGCCCCGAAGCATCCGGTCTGGTACTACAACCTGAAGGCGCACCCGCACGTCGAGCTGCAGGATCTCGGCGAACGCCACGACTACATCGCCCGCGAGGTCTCCGGCGCGGAGCGCGACGCATGGTGGGAGCGGTCGGTGGCTGCCTACCCGCCGTACGCCGATTACCAGGAGAGCACCGACCGGCTGATCCCCGTCTTCGTGCTGGAGCGCAAGCCCGACTGACGCGCCGCCCTCAACCGGTCGCTTGGTCTGGCAACCTGCATTTCGGCTTGCCAGGCCACCAGCCCGGTTGACGGACGGCGTGGGCGCGGGCGGCCAGCGGCGACGGCGTCGTCAGGCGGCGGGGGAGGGCTGGAACTCCGCAGCCAGCTCGGCGGCGAGCTCCGCGACGTCGGTCGAGCCGCTGAAGTCCTTCTCCGGCTGCGCGGCGCGATCGGCGTCCGAGACGAGCGCCTTGACGCGCTTCACGACCGTGCGCACGGGTGTCGCGCGCAGGGCGTGACCGACCGCGGCCAGCCACGTCTCGGCCGCCGCCTTCAGCGCCACGTAGTTCGCGTTGCCCGCGGTGGGGCGATCGAGACCCGTGGTCGAGATGATCGCGATGACG encodes the following:
- a CDS encoding nitroreductase family deazaflavin-dependent oxidoreductase; this translates as MPLQGEYAPSTSEWARKQAEQFEASNGAEANTMRGMPIILLTSVGAKSGKLRKTALMRVEHEGDYAVVASMGGAPKHPVWYYNLKAHPHVELQDLGERHDYIAREVSGAERDAWWERSVAAYPPYADYQESTDRLIPVFVLERKPD
- a CDS encoding DUF3516 domain-containing protein — translated: MTLLEHAPADWDPDAAFDAFESWALERGLTLYPAQEEALLEIVTGSNVILSTPTGTGKSLVAMGAHFAAIAQGQRSFYTAPIKALVSEKFFALVEVFGAENVGMVTGDSAVNGDAPIICCTAEILANLALRNGGQTEVGQVVMDEFHYYADPQRGWAWQVPLLTLPHVQFILMSATLGDTTAIADDLSRRTGRETASVTGVERPVPLSYSYAMTPVHETVEELLATNQAPVYIVHFAQAAALERAQALSSTKIITREQRDQIAAAIGEFRFTTTFGKTLSRLVRSGIGVHHAGMLPKYRRLVEQLAQQGLLRVICGTDTLGVGINVPIRTVLMTGLTKFDGQRMRQLTAREFHQIAGRAGRAGYDTAGTVVVQAPEHEAENAKMLAKAGDDAKQRRKLVRKKAPEGFVSWGKPSFEKLIEAEPEPLTSSMQISHSMLLNVIGRGGDAFSEVRDLIESSHEPWRSKLALERRALAIYRTLRTAGVVEQHVDPTNPDGPPLIRLTVDLQPNFALNQPLSPFALEVIDVLDPADPTHPLDVISVIESTLDDPRPILSQQQFLARGEAVAAMKAEGIEYEERMELLEEVTHPKPLEELLTEALAVFASSQPWVSDFALSPKSVVRDMWERAMTFADYTQHYGLARSEGLVLRYLSDAFRAVRQTVPDEAKSEDLLDIIEWLGEVVRQVDSSLLDEWEELMHPTAPGETPIAPPPPSVVANPRAFRTLVRNELFRRVQLAALDKHEELGELDPGFGSAAWGDALDAYYDEHETIGTGADARSSRMLVIDEGHTVWEAQQILADPAGDHDWRIWATIDLEASAEAGVAVVQVTRVGRL